A DNA window from Actinokineospora baliensis contains the following coding sequences:
- a CDS encoding helix-turn-helix domain-containing protein yields the protein MAGPARKLSRGSFTRKGHNNSVVLQAGRRNTFTANASYLTGEEWAYVRETTTGSTVPRRQLGRYLRELRGRARLTVRAAAAELEWSETKIWRIETGQTPLRSLDTEAMCKIYGASEEVTEYLKTLSKKTREQGWWHAYGEAVPDGFGLYIGLEEAVSSIDWYESDLVPGLFQTEDYARQIIRSHHPRIPEDVLQSRVELRASRQNLLTRVTARPTISALLNEAILRRPIGDMSVMLRQLDHLADLSQLDTVTVRVVPFAAGMHQGLLSGPFMVMHFPELGSRESEPPVVHTEGLVGELFLDKPSEIARYSAAFQDMSGRALDERDSLLLIRQAKKELRP from the coding sequence ATGGCGGGCCCGGCGCGCAAGCTTTCACGGGGCTCATTCACCCGTAAAGGCCACAACAACAGCGTTGTATTGCAGGCCGGCCGCCGGAACACTTTCACCGCGAATGCAAGTTACCTGACGGGTGAGGAGTGGGCGTACGTGCGCGAGACGACGACGGGGTCGACGGTGCCGCGCCGACAACTGGGCCGATATCTGCGCGAACTTCGCGGCCGGGCTCGGCTGACGGTCCGCGCGGCGGCGGCGGAGTTGGAGTGGTCGGAGACCAAGATCTGGCGGATCGAGACGGGGCAGACACCCCTGCGCAGCCTCGACACGGAGGCGATGTGCAAGATCTACGGGGCATCGGAGGAGGTGACGGAGTACCTCAAGACCCTCTCCAAGAAAACAAGGGAACAGGGGTGGTGGCACGCCTATGGCGAAGCAGTTCCTGATGGCTTCGGCCTCTATATTGGGCTCGAAGAGGCGGTATCATCCATAGACTGGTATGAATCTGACCTAGTTCCAGGCTTGTTTCAGACAGAGGACTACGCCCGGCAGATCATTCGCTCTCATCATCCGAGAATTCCGGAGGATGTTCTGCAAAGCCGTGTTGAATTGCGGGCGAGCCGACAAAATCTGCTCACGCGAGTGACGGCGCGGCCAACAATCTCCGCCCTCTTGAACGAAGCCATCCTGCGCAGGCCAATCGGCGACATGAGCGTGATGCTGCGGCAACTGGATCACTTGGCAGATCTGTCCCAATTGGATACAGTAACCGTGCGAGTTGTTCCGTTCGCGGCAGGCATGCATCAAGGACTTCTTTCCGGACCGTTCATGGTCATGCACTTCCCCGAGCTCGGAAGTCGAGAGTCCGAACCACCCGTGGTGCACACTGAGGGCCTTGTAGGTGAACTGTTCCTGGACAAGCCGAGCGAGATCGCGCGCTACAGCGCCGCGTTCCAAGACATGTCGGGAAGGGCGCTCGACGAACGGGATAGCTTGCTGTTGATCCGGCAAGCAAAGAAGGAGCTTCGTCCGTGA
- a CDS encoding response regulator → MIRVLIADDQEMVRVGFRMILESQPDMAVVADVANGIDAVGKARELRPDVCLVDVRMPGMDGLAVTKALAGPEVADPLKVVVVTTFDLDEYVHTALANGASGFLLKDAGPALLMEAVRAAARGDALVSPQITVRLLRHFAAPAPVGTNPLTERETDVVRAAARGLTNTEIGAELFLSLSTVKTHLAAVQGKIGARNRVEIAAWAWRTGLVVD, encoded by the coding sequence GTGATCCGGGTTCTGATCGCCGATGACCAGGAGATGGTTCGGGTGGGGTTCCGGATGATCCTGGAGTCGCAGCCGGACATGGCGGTGGTGGCGGATGTGGCCAATGGGATCGATGCGGTGGGCAAGGCGCGGGAGTTGCGGCCGGACGTGTGTTTGGTGGATGTGCGGATGCCGGGGATGGACGGGCTGGCGGTGACCAAGGCGCTGGCGGGGCCGGAGGTCGCTGATCCGCTGAAGGTCGTGGTCGTGACTACGTTTGATCTGGATGAGTACGTGCACACGGCCCTGGCGAACGGGGCGAGTGGGTTTCTGTTGAAGGACGCGGGGCCTGCGTTGTTGATGGAGGCGGTGCGGGCGGCGGCCAGGGGGGACGCGTTGGTGTCGCCGCAGATCACGGTGCGGTTGTTGCGGCACTTCGCGGCGCCCGCGCCGGTGGGGACCAACCCGTTGACCGAGCGGGAGACCGATGTCGTGCGGGCGGCGGCCAGGGGGTTGACGAACACCGAGATCGGGGCGGAGTTGTTCCTGTCGCTGTCCACGGTGAAGACCCACCTGGCCGCCGTCCAGGGCAAGATCGGCGCCCGCAACCGGGTCGAGATCGCCGCCTGGGCTTGGCGAACCGGCCTCGTCGTCGACTGA